A portion of the Pseudomonas sp. PSE14 genome contains these proteins:
- a CDS encoding carbon-nitrogen hydrolase family protein, translating into MRKLIFLILVILFAGYAGWAERRPVGHYLSDLRSQVALNQGEPSERGNLLGVQPELFTQDYQSVERLRLKFHAYLAKARDEGLINPRTVVVFPEHIGTWLVAAGEKPEVYQTEHLAEAMEWMVASNPLKVARGWLGAKSEDRMADALFRMKAVDMAHDYQTLFGGLAREFGVTIVAGSIVLPNPRIVEGQIRTGNGRLYNVSQVFGSDGLPLGKPQRKLFPIDEEKRFTRGSDADDLQVLQTPAGRLGVLICADSWYPAGYAALAANKPDFIAVPAFLTGNGNWSKPWKGYNGAATPTDVKFKPGELTEGEAWERLALAGRIGASGARAGITVFLRGHLWDLGSDGRSLVVSGDSHTLAPDGPGARLINLWL; encoded by the coding sequence ATGCGCAAGCTGATCTTCCTTATCCTGGTGATCCTGTTCGCCGGCTATGCCGGTTGGGCAGAGCGTCGCCCGGTGGGCCACTACCTCTCCGACCTGCGCAGCCAGGTCGCGCTCAACCAGGGTGAACCGTCCGAGCGCGGCAACCTGTTGGGCGTGCAGCCGGAACTCTTCACCCAGGACTACCAGAGCGTCGAGCGCCTGCGCCTGAAATTCCACGCCTACCTGGCCAAGGCTCGCGACGAGGGTCTGATCAACCCACGCACCGTGGTGGTCTTCCCCGAGCACATCGGCACCTGGCTGGTGGCAGCCGGCGAGAAGCCCGAGGTCTACCAGACCGAGCACCTGGCCGAAGCCATGGAGTGGATGGTCGCCAGCAACCCGCTGAAAGTGGCGCGTGGCTGGCTCGGCGCCAAGAGCGAGGACCGCATGGCCGACGCCCTGTTCCGCATGAAGGCGGTGGACATGGCCCACGACTACCAGACGCTGTTCGGCGGCCTGGCCCGGGAGTTCGGCGTCACCATCGTCGCCGGCTCCATCGTCCTGCCCAACCCACGGATCGTCGAAGGGCAGATCCGCACCGGCAACGGCCGTCTCTACAACGTCAGCCAGGTCTTTGGCAGCGACGGCCTGCCGCTGGGCAAGCCGCAACGCAAGCTGTTCCCCATCGACGAAGAGAAACGCTTTACCCGCGGCAGCGACGCCGACGACCTGCAAGTCCTGCAGACTCCCGCCGGACGCCTGGGCGTGCTGATCTGCGCCGACAGCTGGTACCCGGCGGGCTACGCCGCGCTGGCGGCGAACAAGCCGGACTTCATCGCGGTGCCGGCCTTCCTCACCGGCAATGGCAACTGGAGCAAGCCCTGGAAGGGCTACAACGGCGCCGCCACGCCGACCGACGTCAAGTTCAAGCCCGGCGAGCTGACCGAGGGCGAAGCCTGGGAGCGCCTGGCCCTGGCCGGCCGCATCGGCGCAAGCGGCGCCCGTGCCGGCATCACGGTGTTCCTGCGTGGTCACCTCTGGGACCTGGGCAGCGACGGCCGCAGCCTGGTGGTCAGCGGCGACAGCCACACCCTGGCGCCGGACGGTCCGGGCGCCCGCCTGATCAACCTCTGGCTATGA